The DNA window CGCACCCAGGACACGTCGCTGGAAGAGTTCCTGGACGACAAACTGATGCTGGCCGCAGGCGCCGTTCCGAACTCCGACGACAAAGAAGGGATCAGCAAGGCCGTCCGGCAAGCACTGGGACTGGAAGCCCGCCCGACCCTGCAGACGGCCGAACAGCGCTGGGGGAAGATCCGCGCCGACGCTCGCGAGGCAGTCATCAAACAGGCGATCTTCTCTCCCGATCCGGTCGCCCTGCTGCAGGACACGGTCGACGCCGCCCGGCTGGCGACGCTGGCGTGCGCCCTGGCTCAGCAGGAACCAGGCTACCCGCTGTTCGATGAACTCCTGGCAAAGGAACCGCTCACGCTCAATAGCTCGCCTGCAACGGCAGCCGCCGAGCCGGAAGATTTCCGGCCAACTGTTTCGCGATCCACCAATCCGGCAGCCCAGGCCGCCGCGGAGGAGGATCTGCAGGAGCAGCTCGATATCCTAAAGTTTTTCGGCAGTCATCATTTTTCCAAGCGAATTTCGGCCATGATGGGAATCAGCCGGGTGGCCCCGAAAATCCAGGAACTGCGGCCGGAACAGGCCGCCATCATCGCCAACTACCTGCTGACCGACGACAAAAAATCGACCGGGGAATTTGACAACGTGGCGACGCCCGTCAGCCAGATCCGCCAATGGCGCCAGTTGCGCATGGCGATCGCCGATAACGTGATCCGTGCGTCGCAGACCGACAAAGTCCTGCAGACGATCGTGAACACTTTGTTGCGCAGTTCCAGCGATTTTGAACCGGGCCGGGCTGGTCGCCTGAAGATGCGAGAAATGCTATTGCGCAGCGTGCTGGAAGAACTGTCCAATGAACGACCGGATGTCGCCGTGGCGGGCAATGCGGCCGTGTACGATGCGGCCGGCGCTGAAATGCTAGAGCAGTACCGCTCCCGGGCGCAACTGCTGGGGGCTTCGCCCACCGACTACCGCAGCCTGCAGACCATGTCGCAGGCGTTGCGTTTGTTGATCTCGCTGACAGCCTCGAAAGCCCAGCCTCAGCAGGCCGGCGACAAGGCGTTTGTCGCCAGCTTGGCGCAACAGCTCCAGGCAGTCGATTATGTGGCCGCCGGCAACGAACTGCGGCGGGCCGTCATGCTGCAGCGCATCTGGCTGCGGCTGTTGGCGCTCCAGCCGACCGCTCTGGAGTCGGACAAGTCGCGGACGATCATCGACAAAGTGGTCGGCCGGGACGTGGCGGCGACCAACTTGCTGCATCAACTGAAAGACGGAGAGACGTCGATCCTGCAGATGTACATGCTGCACGACTAACCCGCGTTGCCAGGGAATTTCGCCATGCGTTACCCGCTGACTTTATTGCTGCTTGTCGTTCTGTTCTGGGGGACCGTTCTGTCGGCGCCTGCCGCGGCGGTGGTGGTGTTTCTCAAGAACGCCCCTGAGCCGGTAATGGGAACGCTGCTGCGCGAGGATGCGGCGAACATTATGATCGAAGAGCATCTGGGCGACGGCAAAAAACGGACTCGCAGTCTGTCGCGCAGCGACATTGAGGATATCGTCTATACGGTCGACAAAGACCGACTGCAGGAACTCAAGGCGGCCGATCCTTCCGCCTATCGCGACTACGCCGAAGAACTGGCCGTGAAAAAGCAGGACCCGGAAGCTCGGGAAACGGCCTTGCGGTTGTACCTGATTGCGGCCAGCCTGGATCGCAGCGGGCTGGGCCGCAGCTCGCTGCTGGGGATGATCAACCTGGCCCGCGGGGCGAGCGAAGAACGCCGCTTCCGCGCGCTGGCGTACCTGATCGATCCAGCGCACGATACGAGCGTGCTGACCACCACGAACGAGGTCAAAACCGAGACGCCTGCCGGCGGGCCCGATGGGCGACTGAAGCTGGTGGCCGCATTGCGGAATCTTCGCCAGGGCGAAAAAGCCGCCGCCAGCCAATTGCTCGGCGAAGCCGGAGTTCAGGCCGAGTTTGCCAAATATGAGCAGTTCCTGTCGCAAGCCGAGCTGACCCGGATGCTGCAGCTTTCGGGTAATGAGCTGACTCCCGAGCAGTTGCGAAAAGTACTGGCGCTGGAGATTGCGCTCGATACTACGCTTGGCGCCAAATCGACCGATCTGGCCGCCCCCTTGGACCAGGCCGTGTCGTGGAGCACAATTGTAGTCTCCCAGGGTGTCGAACCGGTTTCCGGCCTGCAGTTGGAAACGATCACGGAGTTCGATCCGCAAAAAAGCCAATTCGACGGTCGCAACTGGGTGGAACCGTAGTCGCTCCCGCCCGGCCTTCTTCCCGCGAACTGAGGAACTTATGGCAAATGATCGCAACCAACTGATCATCAGCGCGATTATGTTTGGCCTGCTGGTCTGGGGCGCCCTGCTGGCGATTGGCGCCTATAAGTTTGACCTGGACCCGCGCAAGGGTTTTATCGTTTTCGGTTTTACCATTGCCTTTCTGTTGTTCTGGGCCGTCATGCTTTCCGTTCGCCGTCGCCGCGAGGAAAAAGACAAGCCGTAATGCTTGTCAGCCGCCAAACGACCGCAAATCGACCGGCGATTCCCTTGGGCGAAAGTGGATATTCTGCGCGATACTCTCCACCCGCATTGTCGCGCTCCTAGTGGTGCGTCAAGTTTCCATTTTAGGTTTGGCCATGTTCGCGCGAGCCGCTGTTCCTTTTCGTTAACCGTGGCTATCGCCAAAACGGCTAATTGGAAGAATCCGAACTCTTTGCCTTGACGCAGCACTAGTGAACATATAGTGATCAATTCTCCGCGGCGCGCTCGGTTTGTTGTGCGCGTGCCCAACTTTCCCCCTCCTTTGCCGCCGCAGCAGGCATGATTGGCCCGGCGTTTGCTCCCCCTACCTGGTTCCATTAAATCGATGCCGGAACTAATAACAATAACAAAGGGGGCGCACGTATGGCGACTTCATCCAGCTCCACTATCAAAGAGAAAGTCATCCATCAGGTGCAGCGGCTGATCCGCGCCAACATTGATTCCCACGACCGATATCAGCAGTGCGCGGCAGCCAGCGAGGATTCTCAGATCCGACAGATCCTGCTCCAGCTGGCCAACGAGCGCGCTGGCCTGGCGAATGATCTGAAGAACTACGTTTCCTGGAATGGACAAGAGCCCGTCGAGGAAGGGACTTTTGGCGCCCGGGTGCATCGCGCCTGGATCCGGTTGCGGAGCAGACTTAACGGCAGCGACCTGCATGTGATCCTGGCTGAGGCGGATCGGGGCGATGCTGCCATCCAGAAGACCTATCGGAAAGCTCTGGAACTGACCGAAGGCGACGGGCTGCAGGCTGTGCTCCTGTCGCAAGTATCTTGCATCCAGTCCGGCCGTAGCCAGCTTCACGAGGTCTGGCGGGCCCTGCGCGATCGCGGATAGTTTCCTCGCCTGTCATCATGCCATGACAGGCCCGTTTGGCCCTTTCCTGGTTTCGCGAAAACTCATTCATCCCTGGGAAAAGCTTCTGTATGGACCTGACTTCGGAACACCCTTTCTGGTTAGTGAAGAATGGCCTGTTGACCTCGTATCCTCCGCTAATGCAGGACGAATCATGCGACGTCGCCGTGATTGGAGCCGGGATTACAGGCGCCATGCTGGCGGAACGTCTTTCACGGATTGGCATGTCCGTCGCTGTCGTCGACCGCCGCGATGTCTGCCAGGGCAGCACCTCGGCAAGCACGGCGCTACTGCAGTACGAGATCGATTTGCCGCTGGTTGAGATGGCGAAAAAGATTGGTCGAGCCGCCGCCGAACGGGCCTATCGCTTGTCATACGCTTCCATCGACTCCCTGGAATCGCTCGCTCAGCGACTGCCCGTCGACTGCGGATTTGAGCGGAAACTGAGCCTGTACCGGGCCAGCGATCCGCCCCAGGCGAGACTGCTGGCCGAGGAGGCGGAAGCCCGTCTGGCGTGCGATATCCCCGTCGAGTTTCTGGGCCCCGATGAACTTCGTGAAAAGTATCACCTGCCCGGCACGGCGGCCCTGCTGTCGCACCAGGCGGCCGCCTGCGATCCGTACCGCTTTGCCCACCTGCTGCTGGCGGAGTCGCAGCGACAGGGAGCCCGAATCTACGACCGCACTTGTGTGACACGTTACGATTGTTCCGGCCAGGGCGTACGTCTGGAAACCGATCGCGGCTTTTCGATCTCCACGGGGCAGGTCGTGGTCGCCACGGGCTATGAAGCCCAGCAAATGTTGAGTGAGAAGGTAGTTGATCTCCAGAGCACCTATGCGATCGTTTCGCAACCATTGCGGTCCCTATCCCCCTGGAATAACCGATGGATGATGTGGGAGGCGAATGATCCTTATCTATATTTGCGGATAACCCCGGATAATCGTTTACTGGCAGGCGGCGAGGATGATCCTTTCCGCAATCCCGCGGCCCGCGACGCCAGTCTGCCGGCCAAAGCAGAACGCATCGCCCAGAAAGTGCGGGAGCTATTGCCCAGCCTGGAATGGGAGACCGAATTCTCCTGGGCGGGAACCTTTGGCAAAACAAGCGACGGTCTGGCGTACATTGGCCCGACCGACGAATATCCCCACTGTTACTTTGCCCTGGGTTACGGCGGCAATGGCATTACCTTTAGCGCTATTGCCGTGGATCTGCTGAGTGATTTACTGCAGGGCAGGCCCAATGCGGACGCGTCGCTGTTCCGCTTTGGACGCTGAGCCGGTCGTCTGTCAGGCCTGAAGCGGAATCCAGATTTCGACGCCGCCTTCGCCCGTTTCAGGAACAAAGTCATCGGTGTAGCGTTCGAAGAACGGCGCTTTGGCGGCCTGGTGGGACGAGTTCGGCAGCCACTTTTTCCAGATGGCGTCGAGCGTCTGGGCCAGACCGGAAACATGCCCGGGATGGGTAAACACCGCGTAACGCTGCGCTGGCAGTCGGACGTGGCTAGTCCCTTCGGGCAGGCTGTCTGCATTTGACACTTCCACGCCGGACAGGTACTCAAATCCGCAAGTCGGGTCGTCGCTCCAGCAAACGCCGTACGCTTCCGTCCCCTGCCGGCCGGGCAGCAGGGGGGTAAAGCGTTCCCATTGGGCCGGGATCTGCGAGCGAGTGTCCTGGGTGTAGCTGTTCTGTTCGCCGGCGATCAGGAGTTCGCGGCCATTCTCAAACCGGGGCGGCTCCAGCTGGTATCGGGCGACCTCGTCGAGCATTTCCTGTTCGGCCGCGCGAATCTCACCCGACGGATCCATTTCGGCGAAGTCCTCCATCGCAAAGACCTGTCGGATCTCAATGTCCGAGTCGACCAGCATCGGGTTGGGGCAGCGTTTGACCCACTCGATGGCGTCTTCCATCGACTTCACCTGCCAGAGCCAGTAGCCGGCGATCAATTCGTTGGTTTCGGTAAACGGGCCCTGTGTGACCGTCCGGTTCTTGCCGGAGAAGCGGACCCGATACCCACGCGACGTGGGGTGAAGTCCTTCGCCAGCCAGCATGATGCCAGCCTGGACCAGCTCCTGGTTGTATTGTCCCATCTCGGCAAGCAGCTCTTGGCTGGGCAAGTTGCCTGCTTCCGAGTCTGGGGTGGCTTTGACGATTACCATTACTTTCATGGCAGTTGCTCCTGGTTGTCTGGTCGTTCTCGTTTGCGGGTTTGGCCGGCAGGATATGGGTTACGCCTGTTCGGGCATGCCGGTCAGCTCTACCACCGGCCGCACTTCGACGGTTCCTTTTTTGGCGGCGGGGATGCGCTCGGCGATGCAGATCGCGGCGTCGAGATCCTCGGCCTCGATCAGAAAGAAGCCGCCCAGCTGTTCGCGGGTTTCGGCAAAGGGGCCGTCGGTGACCATCCGCTTGCCGTCGCGTACGCGGATGCTGGTCGCGGTCGCCACGGGCTGCAGCGGCGACGCGCCCAGGTAGCAGCCTTGCTGGTTCAGTTCGTGCGTTAACTGGGTGGACTCGGCAAAGCATCGCTCCCGCTCGGGTTCGGTCCAGGAGTTCTCTTCGCTGTAAATCAGCAGCATGTATTTCATCGTGAAGGTTCCAGAATTTGGGTATTCAGCCGGCGGTCGCTTGCGCTCAGGCCGTACGGTAGTAATGGGCCGTCATGAAGGGTTGCCATACCCCCTCTTTATCGAGGATCTGCGAAGACAACGTGCGGTGATCATCGCTGATGAACTCGATAATATCCTGGTACTGGGCCATGCCGTCCTGCTCAAAATTGGGGCCGGTCGTATCCAGGACGAGCTTCTGCCTGGCGGCGTCGAGCGAGCCGACATAGATCCATATCTCGTGCATCATGGAACCAAGGAAGGTTCCCACATAACGGCCCTGCCGGCCGTCGTAGCCCAGCGACATGATCGTCTGGGTCGGGTCGCCGCCGGGCATCTGACCAGTGCCTTCGCCGATAAACCAGACGCCGCCGACGGAACGGAAGCTTTCGGTTCCCTCCAGTTTGATGGGCGGTTCATTGGGGCCCATCTGGGCGGACGCTTCGGATCTCCACGATCCGACCAGTCGATTCAACCACTGATGTTCGGGCAATGGTTCTGCGTGCATCGGTCTTTCTCTCTTGGTTGCGAACTTGCGGGGGTCTGAACTTGACATGCCAGGGGCGGAAAATTTCGCTCTCTACCAGGTAGTCGAAGCGGGCGGACGGCAATCGACCATTCGCAAAAAAAAATTTTGCGGCGGGCGCCTCGGCCGTTTCCCAGGACTCCAATTTTCGTCGACTGCTTGCATCAACGCGATGGGCGATGGCTGTGAATTCCGTTGGCGGACTGCCCGCAGGCAGGCAGGGGACGTGCGTGCGCGGCCAGGCAAGATCTTCTGGAAGCTCACTTTTTTACGTCGGTACGTTCTATTTGCGTTGCAGGGAAATAACATCGCCAATTGCTGGGGGAGGGGCGAATGTCCCCCGAACCGATGGGTGGTCCGCTTCCCTTGACCGGCCCGTTCACGATATATTTCAGCGATTCCCGCCAGCCGGGAATGCGGCGCCGGAAGGGTTTTTCCCGACGCTGCAACATTATTTTCCTTCTGGGCGATTAGGTGATTCATGGATTCCGAGCTCGTCGACCGTAGTGAAGCGATTCAGCAGCGTTTGGTCCAGCTACGAGACTCTCTTTGACTACGATATCAAACGAGAGGAAACGACACGTATTGAAGCCCGCATGGCGTCGCCCGGTTTCTGGGACAATCAGGAAAAGGCCCAGGAATTTGTCGGCCAGCTGAAAACGCTGCGCGCGATCGTCGCACCGCTGGAGAAATCGCTGGCCGAGGGCGCCGACCTCCAGGCGATGCTGGAGATGGCCGAAGAGGACGACTCCTTTGCCGGCGAAGTCCGCAGCGAGATTGAGCGGCTGGAAGACGCCCTGGAAGACCTGGAGCTGAAAGCGCTGCTCAATGGCCCGCACGACGCGGCCGGCGCGATCATGAGCTTTCATGCCCGCGACGGCGGCACCGACGCCAACGACTGGGCCGAAATGCTGATGCGGATGTATTCGCAATGGGCCCAGAAAAACGATTACAGCGTGGATCTGCTCGACCGGCTGGATAACGACGAAGGCGGTATCCGCTGGGCGACGATCGCCGTGCATGGTCCCATGGCGTACGGCTACCTCAAGGGCGAGCACGGCATCCATCGGCTGGTGCGGATCAGCCCTTATAACTCGGAAGGGAAACGGCAAACCAGTTTTGCGGCGGTAAAAGTCACGCCGGAAATCGCCGACAACTTCAAAGTGGAAATCAACGAAGAAGACGTTCGCACCGACACGTTCCGAGCCAGTGGGGCCGGCGGCCAGCACGTGAACAAGACCGACTCCGCCATTCGCCTGACGCACATCCCGACCAACACCGTGGTGCAGTGCCAGAACGAACGCAGCCAGCACAAGAACCGGGCGACCGCCTGGAAAATGCTGCGGGCAGAACTGGCCCGGCAGGAAGACGAGCGTCGGGAAGAAGAGCAGTACAAACAGTACCAGACGCAGGCCAAAACGGGCTTCGGGGCGCAGATTCGCAACTATTTTCTGCACCCGGACCAACGCGTGAAAGACTCCCGCACCGGCGAGAGCGCCGGCAACTTTCACACCGTGCTTGATGGCGACATCCAGAACTTTCTCGACGCGTACCTTCGCTGGCGCGTGAAGAAAGAAGGCTAAGCCGCTTGCAGAGGGCACACGCGGAACGCACGATCGGTCTTCGTCGCCGATCGTGCCCGGCCGTGCATTTTGGGTTAGCATAGAGGGCGACTGCTGACGGCCCACTGCCGATTCTACTTTTCCTCCGCTAACCAGGATTGCTCGCCATGTTGTGTTGTCGAAATCTGCTTGCCGCCGGAGCGGCGTTGCTGATCGGTCTGGGAGGGTCGTTCGCCGCGGCTGCCCGGCCCGACAAAGCCGACATTGTGTTCGCCCAGGCGTCGGATCAGGATCTGGCGCTTGACCTGTACTTGCCCGCAGGCGTGGAACGGCCGCCGCTGGTGATGTTTATCCATGGCGGCGGCTGGCAGTCGGGCAGTCGCAAGAAATGTCCTGTCGCCTTTCTGACCGAGTCCGGCTATGCGGTCGCCAGCGTTAGCTATCGGCTGAGCGACACGGCCGTTTTCCCCGCCCAGATCCACGACTGCAAAGCGGCCCTCCGCTGGCTCCGGGCGCATGCTGATGAGTACGGGTACGACGCTTCCCGCGTCGCTGTGGCCGGGACTTCGGCCGGCGGGCACCTGGCGACTCTGCTGGGCGTAACGGCCGACGTGGCCGCACTGGAAGGCACGGTCGGCGGCAACGCCGATCAGAGCAGTCGCGTGCAGGCGATCGTCGATTACTACGGTCCTTCCGACTTTGTCCTGAGGGCGCGCACCCAGCCCGCCCGCGGCGAGGTGGTCGGCTCGCCTGTCTATAAGCTGCTGGGAGAACATCCCAGCGGGAACACGGCGCTGGCCAGGTTGGCGAGCCCGGCCTTTCATGTCACGGCCGACGACCCGCCGCTGCTGGTGCTGCATGGCTCCAAGGATCCGAAAGTGCTGCTCGACCAGCCGGAGCGGATTGTGGACGTCTATCAAAAACAAAAGCTCGACGTCAAATACGACCTGATCGAC is part of the Lignipirellula cremea genome and encodes:
- the prfB gene encoding peptide chain release factor 2 (programmed frameshift) — its product is MDSELVDRSEAIQQRLVQLRDSLDYDIKREETTRIEARMASPGFWDNQEKAQEFVGQLKTLRAIVAPLEKSLAEGADLQAMLEMAEEDDSFAGEVRSEIERLEDALEDLELKALLNGPHDAAGAIMSFHARDGGTDANDWAEMLMRMYSQWAQKNDYSVDLLDRLDNDEGGIRWATIAVHGPMAYGYLKGEHGIHRLVRISPYNSEGKRQTSFAAVKVTPEIADNFKVEINEEDVRTDTFRASGAGGQHVNKTDSAIRLTHIPTNTVVQCQNERSQHKNRATAWKMLRAELARQEDERREEEQYKQYQTQAKTGFGAQIRNYFLHPDQRVKDSRTGESAGNFHTVLDGDIQNFLDAYLRWRVKKEG
- a CDS encoding GyrI-like domain-containing protein, with amino-acid sequence MKVMVIVKATPDSEAGNLPSQELLAEMGQYNQELVQAGIMLAGEGLHPTSRGYRVRFSGKNRTVTQGPFTETNELIAGYWLWQVKSMEDAIEWVKRCPNPMLVDSDIEIRQVFAMEDFAEMDPSGEIRAAEQEMLDEVARYQLEPPRFENGRELLIAGEQNSYTQDTRSQIPAQWERFTPLLPGRQGTEAYGVCWSDDPTCGFEYLSGVEVSNADSLPEGTSHVRLPAQRYAVFTHPGHVSGLAQTLDAIWKKWLPNSSHQAAKAPFFERYTDDFVPETGEGGVEIWIPLQA
- a CDS encoding alpha/beta hydrolase; the encoded protein is MLCCRNLLAAGAALLIGLGGSFAAAARPDKADIVFAQASDQDLALDLYLPAGVERPPLVMFIHGGGWQSGSRKKCPVAFLTESGYAVASVSYRLSDTAVFPAQIHDCKAALRWLRAHADEYGYDASRVAVAGTSAGGHLATLLGVTADVAALEGTVGGNADQSSRVQAIVDYYGPSDFVLRARTQPARGEVVGSPVYKLLGEHPSGNTALARLASPAFHVTADDPPLLVLHGSKDPKVLLDQPERIVDVYQKQKLDVKYDLIDGAGHGGPEFTSPERRQEVIEFLGKHLRRQ
- a CDS encoding NAD(P)/FAD-dependent oxidoreductase → MDLTSEHPFWLVKNGLLTSYPPLMQDESCDVAVIGAGITGAMLAERLSRIGMSVAVVDRRDVCQGSTSASTALLQYEIDLPLVEMAKKIGRAAAERAYRLSYASIDSLESLAQRLPVDCGFERKLSLYRASDPPQARLLAEEAEARLACDIPVEFLGPDELREKYHLPGTAALLSHQAAACDPYRFAHLLLAESQRQGARIYDRTCVTRYDCSGQGVRLETDRGFSISTGQVVVATGYEAQQMLSEKVVDLQSTYAIVSQPLRSLSPWNNRWMMWEANDPYLYLRITPDNRLLAGGEDDPFRNPAARDASLPAKAERIAQKVRELLPSLEWETEFSWAGTFGKTSDGLAYIGPTDEYPHCYFALGYGGNGITFSAIAVDLLSDLLQGRPNADASLFRFGR
- a CDS encoding PA2169 family four-helix-bundle protein, with product MATSSSSTIKEKVIHQVQRLIRANIDSHDRYQQCAAASEDSQIRQILLQLANERAGLANDLKNYVSWNGQEPVEEGTFGARVHRAWIRLRSRLNGSDLHVILAEADRGDAAIQKTYRKALELTEGDGLQAVLLSQVSCIQSGRSQLHEVWRALRDRG
- a CDS encoding YciI family protein; the protein is MKYMLLIYSEENSWTEPERERCFAESTQLTHELNQQGCYLGASPLQPVATATSIRVRDGKRMVTDGPFAETREQLGGFFLIEAEDLDAAICIAERIPAAKKGTVEVRPVVELTGMPEQA
- a CDS encoding DUF1579 domain-containing protein, with the protein product MHAEPLPEHQWLNRLVGSWRSEASAQMGPNEPPIKLEGTESFRSVGGVWFIGEGTGQMPGGDPTQTIMSLGYDGRQGRYVGTFLGSMMHEIWIYVGSLDAARQKLVLDTTGPNFEQDGMAQYQDIIEFISDDHRTLSSQILDKEGVWQPFMTAHYYRTA